From a single Arthrobacter sp. SLBN-112 genomic region:
- a CDS encoding amino acid permease, whose product MQPAPTPTRTETAAEQHNPTAVVGHVLNRGLNVRHIRFMALGSAIGTGLFYGSASAIQKAGPAVLLAYIIGGAAVFMVMRALGEMAVRHPVSGSFGQYASRYLGPLAGFITGWTYVFEMAIVAIADVTAFSIYMGFWFPQVDRWIWILAIIFFLAGLNLLSVKVFGELDFWFSLIKVAAIIAMIAGGAAIIVFGFQAADSTVTPGLGNLVEHGGFLPFGFEGLLASFAVVMFAFGGIETLGITAGEAADPKKVIPKAVNTVPVRVLLFYVLTLGVLMSLFPWDQIGSNGSPFVQIFSGLGIPAAPHILNAVVITAALSAINSDIFGAGRILFGLSNQGHAPAAFGRVSRHGVPWMTVVMMAGILLVGVVLNAVIPEDVFLVIASIATFATVWVWVLILASHVAMKREIARGGLPASEFPSPWWPAASILTIAFMVLVIAVLGAFEDTRIALYVGAAWLGLLVVAYRLWIKGDGRRRAHLEDETSPLPVVRTARDDG is encoded by the coding sequence ATGCAACCAGCTCCAACCCCAACCCGGACCGAAACCGCGGCGGAACAGCACAACCCAACGGCCGTCGTTGGACACGTCCTCAACAGGGGCCTGAACGTGCGGCACATCCGCTTCATGGCCCTGGGATCGGCAATCGGCACCGGCCTCTTCTACGGCTCGGCGTCCGCCATCCAGAAAGCCGGCCCGGCCGTCCTGCTGGCGTACATCATTGGTGGCGCCGCCGTCTTCATGGTGATGCGGGCCTTGGGCGAAATGGCCGTCCGGCACCCGGTCTCCGGCTCCTTCGGCCAGTACGCCAGCCGCTATCTTGGCCCGCTGGCAGGCTTCATCACCGGCTGGACCTACGTGTTCGAAATGGCCATCGTAGCCATCGCGGATGTCACCGCCTTCAGTATCTACATGGGCTTCTGGTTCCCGCAGGTGGACCGGTGGATCTGGATCCTGGCGATCATCTTCTTCCTGGCCGGACTTAACCTGCTGAGCGTCAAGGTCTTCGGCGAACTCGACTTCTGGTTCTCGCTGATCAAGGTCGCGGCCATCATCGCCATGATCGCCGGCGGCGCTGCCATCATCGTCTTCGGCTTCCAGGCCGCCGATTCAACCGTCACCCCCGGCCTGGGCAACCTCGTGGAGCATGGCGGGTTCCTCCCGTTCGGCTTCGAAGGGCTGCTCGCGTCCTTCGCCGTGGTCATGTTCGCCTTCGGCGGGATCGAGACCCTGGGCATCACCGCCGGTGAGGCCGCCGACCCCAAGAAGGTCATCCCCAAGGCAGTCAACACCGTCCCCGTGCGCGTGCTGCTGTTCTACGTCCTCACCCTGGGCGTCCTGATGAGCCTCTTCCCGTGGGACCAGATCGGCAGCAACGGCAGTCCCTTCGTGCAGATCTTCAGCGGGCTGGGCATCCCCGCGGCACCCCACATCCTGAACGCCGTGGTGATCACCGCCGCGCTCTCCGCCATCAACAGCGACATCTTCGGTGCCGGGCGCATCCTCTTCGGGCTCTCCAACCAGGGCCACGCGCCGGCCGCCTTCGGCAGGGTCTCCCGGCACGGCGTCCCTTGGATGACCGTAGTCATGATGGCAGGAATCCTGCTGGTGGGGGTGGTCCTCAACGCCGTCATTCCGGAGGACGTGTTCCTGGTGATTGCCTCGATCGCAACGTTCGCCACGGTTTGGGTGTGGGTGCTGATCCTCGCCTCCCATGTGGCGATGAAGCGGGAAATCGCCCGCGGAGGCCTGCCGGCGTCGGAATTTCCGTCCCCGTGGTGGCCTGCCGCCTCCATCCTCACCATCGCGTTCATGGTGCTGGTGATCGCCGTCCTGGGCGCCTTCGAGGACACGCGGATCGCCCTGTACGTGGGCGCCGCCTGGCTGGGACTGCTGGTGGTGGCCTACCGCCTGTGGATCAAAGGTGACGGCCGACGCCGGGCCCACCTTGAGGACGAGACGTCGCCACTGCCGGTGGTCAGGACTGCCCGCGACGACGGGTAG
- a CDS encoding NAD(P)-dependent alcohol dehydrogenase, with amino-acid sequence MMKAIVQDVYGSADVLELRDIGRPDPADGEVLIRVRAAGVDQGVWHLMTGLPYLVRLFGYGLKKPKVPVRGREVAGVVEAVGPGVARFSPGDEVFGTCEGSFAEYVCAKEDKLARKPAHLSFEEAAASPISGVTALQAVRDAGQITVGQKVLILGAGGGVGSFAVQLAKAFGAEVTGVCSTGKVELVRSLGADAVVDYTKTYIAGAGKVYDLILDAAGNRPLSFLRRLLVRKGTLVIIGGEGGGKLTGGFERSLVAPLVSLFSGRQFKGLVAKETHLDLEALASLMEAGSVKPAVDKVFPLAEAPAAIRYLHEGWARGKVVLTI; translated from the coding sequence ATGATGAAAGCAATCGTGCAGGACGTCTATGGATCGGCAGACGTGCTGGAGCTGCGGGACATCGGCCGGCCGGATCCCGCCGACGGTGAGGTGCTGATCCGGGTGCGGGCTGCGGGCGTGGACCAGGGCGTGTGGCATCTGATGACCGGGCTGCCATATCTGGTCCGGCTTTTCGGCTACGGCCTGAAGAAGCCGAAAGTTCCCGTGCGTGGCCGGGAAGTGGCCGGTGTGGTGGAAGCCGTGGGGCCTGGGGTGGCCCGTTTTTCTCCTGGGGACGAGGTGTTCGGGACCTGCGAGGGATCTTTTGCCGAGTATGTCTGCGCCAAGGAGGACAAGCTGGCCCGCAAGCCGGCCCACCTCTCCTTCGAAGAAGCGGCGGCTTCGCCGATTTCCGGCGTCACCGCCCTGCAGGCTGTCCGCGACGCCGGCCAAATCACCGTCGGCCAGAAGGTGCTGATCCTCGGCGCGGGCGGGGGAGTGGGCTCCTTTGCGGTCCAGCTGGCCAAAGCCTTTGGAGCAGAGGTGACAGGCGTGTGCAGCACGGGCAAGGTTGAGCTGGTGCGCTCCCTCGGGGCGGATGCCGTTGTTGACTACACCAAGACGTATATCGCGGGCGCCGGAAAGGTATACGACCTTATCCTGGACGCGGCCGGCAACCGCCCGCTGTCTTTCCTGCGCCGCCTGCTCGTACGCAAGGGCACTCTGGTGATCATTGGCGGCGAAGGGGGCGGCAAGTTGACCGGCGGATTTGAGCGGTCCCTTGTTGCCCCACTGGTCTCCCTGTTTTCCGGGCGGCAGTTCAAAGGGCTTGTGGCAAAGGAAACGCACCTGGACCTGGAGGCTCTTGCATCGCTGATGGAAGCCGGCAGCGTCAAGCCCGCGGTGGATAAAGTCTTTCCCCTTGCGGAAGCCCCGGCCGCCATCCGGTACCTCCATGAGGGGTGGGCACGCGGCAAAGTTGTGCTCACCATCTGA
- a CDS encoding IclR family transcriptional regulator, whose product MSTALSTDSQAPRATVKASSKVPAAENTLRILKLLASRRGPMAASQIASSLDLPRSSVYHLLGVMEANGFVLHLHEEQRYGLGISAFELSSAYSRQEPLSRLGRPLLAGLVDTIGESAHLAVLHGRDVLYIVEERAKNRPSLVTDVGVRLPSHLTASGRAILAALPKSQVRALYPNAAAFTARHEVEGAIMKYSALSSHLDQVRQRGYATEHGEVTPGFGSIAAAVTDHLGWPTAAVAVTFLEDKLPHDQWPVLAARVQKVADELSVRIHGRPGK is encoded by the coding sequence ATGAGCACTGCATTAAGCACGGACAGCCAGGCGCCGCGCGCCACGGTCAAGGCGTCGTCAAAGGTTCCTGCCGCCGAGAACACGCTGCGCATCCTCAAGCTGCTGGCTTCGCGGCGTGGCCCCATGGCGGCATCCCAGATCGCGTCCAGCCTTGATCTGCCCAGGTCCAGCGTCTACCACCTGCTGGGGGTGATGGAGGCCAATGGCTTCGTCCTCCATCTCCACGAGGAGCAGCGGTACGGGCTGGGCATCAGTGCGTTCGAACTCAGTTCGGCGTACTCCCGGCAGGAGCCGCTGTCCCGGCTGGGCCGCCCCCTGCTTGCGGGTTTGGTGGACACCATCGGCGAGAGTGCGCACCTTGCCGTCCTGCATGGCCGCGACGTCCTGTACATCGTGGAGGAGCGGGCCAAGAACCGTCCTTCCCTGGTGACGGACGTCGGCGTCCGGCTTCCCAGCCACCTCACCGCCAGCGGGCGGGCCATCCTGGCAGCGTTGCCCAAATCGCAGGTGCGGGCCCTGTATCCAAATGCGGCGGCCTTCACTGCCCGGCACGAGGTGGAGGGCGCCATCATGAAGTATTCCGCGCTGTCCTCGCACCTCGACCAGGTGAGGCAGCGCGGATATGCCACCGAACACGGCGAGGTGACCCCTGGCTTCGGCTCCATTGCCGCCGCGGTCACCGACCATTTGGGCTGGCCCACCGCCGCCGTCGCAGTCACCTTCCTGGAGGACAAACTGCCCCATGACCAGTGGCCGGTGCTGGCCGCCCGCGTGCAGAAAGTGGCCGACGAACTCTCTGTCCGAATCCACGGCCGCCCGGGAAAATAA
- the hutU gene encoding urocanate hydratase, which translates to MAPADFTTGARPVKAARGTELTAKSWQTEAPLRMLMNNLDPEVAERPDDLVVYGGTGRAVRSWAAFDAITRTLETMEKDETLLVQSGKPVGVFRTNEWAPRVLLANSNLVGDWATWPEFRRLEAEGLMMYGQMTAGSWIYIGTQGILQGTFETFAAIARKLTGDDNGTLAGTLTLTGGCGGMGGAQPLAVTLNDGACLIVDVDETRLRRRAGKRYLDEVETDLDAAIAKVLKAKEERHGWSVGYVGNAAEVFPEILRRHKAGELTVDIVTDQTSAHDPLSYLPEGISVAEWHREAEADPEGFTKKAQASMARHVQAMVEFQDAGAEVFDYGNSIRDEARKGGYTRAFEFPGFVPAYIRPLFCEGLGPFRWVALSGDPEDIRVTDEAIKELFPENKHLHRWIDAAQERVEFEGLPARICWLGYGERAKAGLLFNQLVKDGKVKAPIVIGRDHLDSGSVASPYRETEAMKDGSDAIADWPMLNALLNTASGATWVSLHHGGGVGIGRSIHAGQVSVADGTDLAAQKLERLLTNDPGMGVIRHADAGYERALDVAKERGVRIPMNENS; encoded by the coding sequence ATGGCACCCGCCGATTTCACCACAGGGGCCCGCCCGGTCAAAGCAGCCCGCGGCACCGAGCTCACCGCCAAGTCCTGGCAGACCGAAGCGCCGCTGCGCATGCTGATGAACAACCTGGACCCCGAAGTGGCAGAGCGCCCCGACGATCTGGTGGTCTACGGCGGCACCGGCCGGGCCGTCCGCTCCTGGGCCGCCTTCGATGCCATCACCCGCACCCTGGAAACCATGGAAAAGGACGAAACCCTCCTGGTCCAGTCCGGCAAGCCGGTGGGTGTGTTCCGCACCAACGAGTGGGCCCCGCGCGTCCTGCTGGCCAACTCCAACCTGGTGGGCGACTGGGCAACGTGGCCGGAATTCCGCCGGCTCGAGGCGGAGGGCCTGATGATGTACGGCCAGATGACCGCCGGTTCCTGGATCTACATCGGCACGCAGGGCATCCTGCAGGGCACCTTCGAAACCTTCGCCGCGATCGCCCGCAAGCTCACCGGGGACGACAACGGCACCCTCGCCGGCACGCTGACCCTCACCGGCGGCTGCGGCGGCATGGGCGGTGCCCAGCCGCTGGCCGTCACCCTGAACGATGGCGCCTGCCTGATTGTCGACGTCGACGAAACCCGGCTGCGCCGCCGCGCCGGCAAACGCTACCTGGATGAGGTGGAAACCGACCTCGACGCCGCCATCGCCAAGGTGCTCAAGGCCAAGGAGGAGCGCCATGGCTGGTCCGTCGGCTACGTGGGCAACGCCGCCGAAGTCTTCCCCGAGATCCTGCGCCGCCACAAAGCCGGCGAACTTACCGTGGACATCGTCACGGACCAGACCTCCGCCCACGACCCCCTGTCCTACCTGCCCGAGGGTATTTCGGTGGCGGAGTGGCACCGGGAGGCAGAGGCCGATCCTGAAGGCTTCACCAAGAAGGCCCAGGCATCCATGGCCCGGCACGTGCAGGCAATGGTGGAATTCCAGGACGCCGGCGCCGAGGTGTTCGACTACGGCAACTCCATCCGCGACGAGGCCCGCAAGGGCGGCTACACCCGCGCCTTCGAATTCCCGGGCTTCGTCCCGGCCTACATTCGGCCTTTGTTCTGCGAAGGGCTTGGCCCGTTCCGCTGGGTTGCCCTGTCCGGCGACCCGGAAGATATCCGCGTCACGGACGAAGCCATCAAGGAGCTCTTTCCGGAGAACAAGCACCTGCACCGCTGGATCGACGCCGCCCAGGAGCGCGTCGAGTTCGAAGGCCTGCCGGCACGCATCTGCTGGCTCGGCTACGGCGAACGCGCCAAGGCCGGGCTGCTGTTCAACCAGTTGGTGAAGGACGGCAAGGTCAAGGCCCCCATCGTCATCGGGCGCGACCACCTGGACTCGGGCTCGGTCGCCTCGCCGTACCGGGAAACCGAAGCCATGAAGGACGGCTCGGACGCCATCGCCGACTGGCCCATGCTGAACGCCCTGCTCAACACCGCCTCCGGCGCCACCTGGGTGTCCCTGCACCACGGCGGCGGCGTCGGCATCGGCCGCTCCATCCACGCCGGACAGGTTTCCGTCGCCGACGGCACCGACCTCGCCGCCCAGAAGCTCGAACGCCTCCTCACCAATGACCCCGGCATGGGCGTCATCCGCCACGCCGACGCCGGCTATGAGCGCGCCCTCGACGTCGCCAAAGAGCGCGGCGTCCGCATCCCCATGAACGAGAACAGCTAA
- the hutH gene encoding histidine ammonia-lyase codes for MTAITHQPLTVTLGSVGVTPGDVLAVARHNAKVSISPDALDIVAKVRAHIDDLASSDAPAYGISTGFGALANRHIPNELRTQLQKSLIRSHAAGMGPAVEREVVRGIMFLRAKTLASGRTGVRPVVLQTMVDVLNAGITPVVREFGSLGCSGDLAPLSHCALVLMGEGEAEGPDGVTYGGRGERTVAELLAEHGIEPVTLAEKEGLALVNGTEGMLGMLLMAIADLRQLLTTADITAALSVEALLGTDQVFLPELHAALRPHPGQAASADNMLRVLSDSPIVASHRVGDSRVQDAYSLRCAPQVAGSVRDTVDHAELVATRELAAAIDNPVVLPDGRVSSNGNFHGAPVAYVLDYLAIAVADLSSIAERRTDRMLDPARSHGLPAFLAADPGVDSGLMIAQYTQAGLVSDNKRLAVPASVDSIPSSAMQEDHVSMGWHAARKLRKAVENLRRVLAIELVTSARALDIRTQLSGGVLTPGPAGAAVVAALRAVVEGPGTDRFLSPELEAADRLVASGEVLRAAESAVGPLA; via the coding sequence ATGACAGCCATTACGCACCAACCGCTGACCGTCACCCTTGGCTCCGTCGGCGTCACGCCCGGGGATGTGCTCGCCGTCGCGCGCCACAACGCGAAGGTGAGCATCTCCCCGGACGCCCTGGACATCGTGGCCAAGGTCCGCGCCCACATTGATGACCTCGCCTCCAGCGACGCCCCCGCCTACGGCATCTCCACCGGCTTCGGCGCCCTGGCCAACCGCCACATCCCCAACGAACTGCGCACGCAGCTGCAGAAGTCCCTGATCCGCAGCCACGCGGCAGGCATGGGACCGGCCGTGGAGCGGGAAGTGGTCCGCGGCATCATGTTCCTGCGTGCCAAGACCCTCGCCTCCGGCCGTACCGGTGTCCGCCCCGTTGTCCTGCAGACCATGGTGGACGTCCTCAACGCCGGCATCACCCCGGTGGTCCGCGAGTTCGGCTCGCTGGGCTGCTCCGGTGACCTGGCACCGCTGTCCCACTGCGCCCTGGTCCTGATGGGCGAAGGGGAGGCGGAAGGGCCCGACGGCGTGACATACGGCGGGCGGGGAGAGCGGACTGTCGCTGAGCTGCTGGCAGAACACGGCATCGAGCCGGTCACCCTGGCCGAAAAGGAAGGCCTGGCCCTGGTCAACGGCACCGAGGGCATGCTGGGCATGCTCCTGATGGCCATCGCCGACCTTCGCCAACTGCTGACAACGGCGGACATCACCGCCGCGCTCAGCGTCGAGGCGCTGCTGGGCACGGACCAGGTGTTCCTGCCCGAACTGCACGCCGCGCTTCGGCCGCACCCCGGCCAGGCCGCCAGTGCAGACAACATGCTGCGCGTGCTGTCCGATTCACCCATCGTCGCTTCACACCGGGTGGGGGATTCCCGGGTCCAGGACGCGTACTCGCTGCGCTGCGCCCCGCAGGTTGCCGGCTCCGTCCGCGACACCGTTGACCACGCGGAACTGGTGGCCACGCGGGAACTGGCTGCAGCGATCGACAACCCCGTGGTCCTTCCCGACGGCCGGGTCAGCTCCAACGGCAACTTCCACGGCGCTCCGGTGGCTTACGTGCTGGACTACCTGGCAATCGCGGTGGCCGACCTCAGCTCCATCGCTGAACGCCGTACCGACCGCATGCTGGATCCTGCCCGTTCGCATGGCCTGCCGGCTTTCCTCGCGGCTGACCCCGGCGTGGACTCCGGGCTGATGATCGCCCAGTACACGCAGGCCGGCCTGGTCTCGGACAACAAGCGGCTTGCCGTTCCGGCGTCGGTGGACTCGATCCCGAGTTCCGCCATGCAGGAGGACCACGTGTCCATGGGCTGGCACGCAGCGCGGAAGCTCCGCAAGGCCGTGGAGAACCTCCGCCGCGTCCTGGCCATCGAACTGGTGACCTCGGCCCGCGCCCTGGATATCCGCACGCAGCTCTCCGGCGGGGTCCTGACCCCGGGACCTGCGGGTGCTGCGGTGGTGGCCGCCCTGCGCGCGGTGGTGGAGGGGCCGGGAACCGACCGGTTCCTGTCGCCGGAACTGGAAGCGGCGGACCGCCTGGTCGCCTCGGGTGAGGTGCTCCGGGCGGCCGAATCTGCAGTCGGGCCGCTGGCCTGA
- a CDS encoding fumarylacetoacetate hydrolase family protein, translated as MKIMRLGESGSEQPAVLVSSADGTDQYFSLLPLTADVDGAFLGSGGPTKVRKALEAGELPVLEGAAALRIGSPVARPGSVVGIGMNYAAHAAESGAEPPAIPVVFLKPSNTVTGPSDPAPLPPRSTHYDWEVELGIVVGREASYLGSVEEAAACIAGYVTANDLSEREYQLPGAAGQWTKGKSLPGSTPLGPWLVPADAIDGGNLRLRSWVNGEPRQDSWSSELIFDAPTLVHHCSQYMRLEPGDVILTGTPQGVALSGRFPYLRPGDVVEVEVEGLGRQRQEMFRAPAAVPA; from the coding sequence ATGAAGATCATGCGCCTGGGCGAAAGCGGCAGTGAACAGCCTGCCGTGCTGGTGTCTTCGGCGGACGGAACCGACCAGTATTTCAGCCTGCTGCCACTGACCGCTGACGTGGATGGAGCGTTCCTTGGCTCCGGTGGCCCGACAAAGGTGCGCAAAGCACTGGAGGCCGGGGAACTGCCCGTCCTGGAAGGCGCCGCTGCACTCCGGATCGGTTCCCCCGTAGCCCGGCCGGGCTCGGTGGTGGGGATCGGGATGAACTATGCCGCCCATGCCGCGGAGTCAGGGGCCGAGCCGCCCGCAATTCCCGTCGTCTTCCTCAAGCCCAGCAACACCGTCACGGGGCCCAGCGACCCTGCCCCGTTGCCGCCCCGCTCCACCCACTACGACTGGGAAGTGGAACTGGGCATCGTGGTCGGCAGGGAAGCCAGCTACCTCGGCTCGGTGGAAGAAGCCGCCGCATGCATTGCCGGCTACGTCACGGCCAATGACTTGTCGGAGCGGGAATATCAGTTGCCCGGAGCGGCCGGGCAATGGACCAAGGGCAAGTCCCTTCCCGGGTCAACGCCCCTGGGGCCATGGCTGGTTCCGGCTGACGCGATCGACGGCGGCAACCTGCGGCTCCGCAGCTGGGTGAATGGTGAGCCGCGCCAGGATTCCTGGTCATCGGAGCTTATCTTCGATGCGCCCACGCTGGTTCACCACTGCAGCCAGTACATGCGGCTGGAACCGGGCGACGTGATCCTCACCGGAACGCCGCAGGGGGTGGCCCTCAGCGGCCGTTTCCCCTACCTCCGGCCGGGCGACGTGGTGGAGGTAGAGGTGGAGGGCCTGGGCCGCCAGCGCCAGGAGATGTTCCGGGCACCGGCGGCCGTCCCGGCCTAG
- a CDS encoding universal stress protein, with the protein MTVVVGYVPTPEGEAALTQAITEARKSNSTLVLINSSKGESTVDSRFAPDGEIQDIEQRLAGQGIEYVIKRPVRGHDAAAEVLDAAEEHNADLIVIGLRRRTPVGKLIMGSTSQRILLEADCPVLAVKAV; encoded by the coding sequence ATGACCGTCGTTGTGGGATACGTCCCGACCCCCGAGGGCGAAGCTGCCCTGACCCAGGCCATCACCGAAGCCCGGAAGAGCAACAGCACACTGGTGCTGATCAATTCCTCCAAGGGCGAGTCAACGGTGGACAGCCGCTTTGCCCCGGACGGCGAAATCCAGGACATCGAGCAGCGGCTGGCCGGCCAGGGCATCGAGTACGTGATCAAGCGGCCGGTCCGCGGGCATGATGCCGCGGCTGAGGTGCTGGACGCCGCCGAGGAACACAACGCCGACCTGATTGTGATTGGCCTGCGCCGCCGCACGCCGGTGGGCAAGCTGATTATGGGCAGCACGTCCCAGCGCATCCTGCTGGAGGCCGACTGCCCGGTCCTGGCCGTAAAGGCGGTCTAG
- a CDS encoding tripartite tricarboxylate transporter permease, with product MDVWSSLMDGFATALTPMNLLYAMIGVILGTAVGVLPGLGPAMTVALLLPVTQVLEPTSAFIMFAGIYYGGMYGGSTTSILLNTPGESSSVITAIEGNKMAKAGRAAQALATAAIGSFVAGTIGTALLAMFAPIVVQFAVSLGSPSYFAIMVLALLAVTAVLGSSRLRGFAALGLGLAIGLVGMGSGQARLTFGIPLLSDGIDIVVVAVAIFAVGEALWVAAHLRRTPLEAIPVGQPWMGKSDWKRSWKPWLRGTAFGFPFGALPAGGAEIPTFLSYVTEKRLSKHPEEFGKGAIEGVAGPEAANNASAAGTLTPMLALGLPTNATAAVMLAAFTGYGIQPGPQLFASQGPLVWALIASLFIGNFLLLLINLPLAPLWAKLLQIPRPYLYAGILFFATLGAYSVNLQAFDLVLLLVFGALGFMMRRFGLPVLPLILGVILGPRLEDQLRKTLKLSGGDPAGLFNEPIAIVVYIIVGLILLWPLVFKLIRRSRPVAATGTPAAPAGGSATLASEADDAVHSNLNAFSPDHKERS from the coding sequence ATGGACGTCTGGTCCTCCCTGATGGACGGTTTCGCCACCGCCCTGACTCCCATGAACCTCCTCTACGCCATGATCGGCGTCATCCTGGGTACCGCCGTCGGCGTCCTCCCGGGACTGGGCCCGGCCATGACAGTGGCTCTCTTGCTGCCCGTCACCCAGGTGCTGGAACCCACCAGCGCATTCATTATGTTTGCCGGCATCTATTACGGCGGCATGTACGGCGGGTCCACAACTTCCATCCTCCTTAACACCCCCGGCGAATCCTCCTCCGTGATCACCGCGATAGAAGGAAACAAGATGGCCAAGGCCGGCAGGGCCGCCCAGGCCCTGGCGACTGCGGCGATCGGCTCCTTCGTGGCCGGCACCATTGGTACTGCCCTGCTGGCAATGTTCGCGCCGATCGTGGTGCAGTTCGCCGTCAGCCTCGGCTCCCCCAGCTACTTCGCGATTATGGTCCTGGCCCTGCTGGCGGTCACCGCTGTACTGGGCTCCTCCCGGCTGCGCGGCTTCGCTGCTCTGGGCCTTGGCCTGGCCATCGGCCTGGTAGGCATGGGCTCCGGCCAGGCCCGCCTCACGTTCGGTATTCCACTGCTGTCTGACGGCATCGACATCGTGGTGGTTGCCGTGGCGATTTTTGCCGTGGGCGAGGCCCTCTGGGTGGCCGCGCATTTGCGCCGCACTCCCCTGGAAGCCATTCCGGTGGGCCAGCCCTGGATGGGCAAGTCCGACTGGAAGCGTTCCTGGAAGCCGTGGCTGCGCGGTACTGCATTTGGCTTCCCGTTTGGCGCGCTGCCGGCCGGCGGTGCGGAGATTCCCACGTTCCTCTCCTACGTAACGGAGAAACGGCTCAGCAAACACCCTGAAGAGTTCGGCAAGGGCGCCATTGAAGGCGTCGCCGGGCCGGAAGCCGCAAACAACGCATCCGCTGCCGGCACGCTGACACCGATGCTGGCCCTGGGCCTGCCCACCAACGCTACTGCTGCCGTGATGCTGGCCGCGTTCACCGGATACGGCATCCAGCCTGGTCCCCAGCTCTTCGCCAGCCAGGGCCCCCTCGTGTGGGCGTTGATCGCCAGCCTCTTCATTGGCAACTTCCTGCTGCTGCTTATCAACCTGCCCTTGGCTCCCTTGTGGGCTAAGCTCCTGCAGATTCCCCGCCCCTACCTGTATGCCGGCATTCTGTTCTTCGCCACGCTTGGCGCCTATTCGGTAAACCTGCAGGCTTTCGACTTGGTGCTGCTGTTGGTTTTCGGCGCCTTGGGTTTCATGATGCGGCGCTTCGGACTTCCGGTTCTGCCGCTGATCCTCGGTGTGATCCTCGGCCCGCGGCTGGAAGACCAACTGCGCAAGACGCTCAAGCTTTCCGGCGGAGACCCGGCGGGGCTGTTCAACGAGCCGATCGCCATCGTTGTATACATCATCGTCGGACTCATCCTGCTGTGGCCGCTGGTCTTCAAACTGATCCGACGGAGCCGCCCGGTTGCCGCAACCGGAACACCTGCGGCTCCGGCCGGCGGGTCAGCCACCCTTGCTTCCGAGGCCGATGACGCGGTCCACTCGAACCTGAATGCCTTCAGTCCCGACCATAAGGAGCGATCATGA
- a CDS encoding tripartite tricarboxylate transporter TctB family protein: MSSLATGLKGRAELGVALLLGAAGVIVFLDASRLVITYSQADPVGPKTLPYLVSGLLVTCAVLLAINVLRGGQGEAEGGEDVDLTHPADWKTVLPLAGAFVANILLIDWAGWVISGTILFWGCTWALGSRHYVRDGLIAVGLPVLTFYGFYLGLGIHLPAGLLEGIL; the protein is encoded by the coding sequence GTGAGCTCCCTGGCAACAGGCCTTAAAGGCCGCGCCGAGCTGGGGGTTGCCCTCCTGCTCGGCGCGGCCGGCGTCATTGTGTTCCTTGACGCCAGCCGCCTGGTCATCACGTATTCCCAAGCTGATCCGGTAGGGCCAAAGACTCTTCCCTACCTGGTGTCCGGCCTGCTGGTCACCTGCGCGGTCCTCCTGGCCATTAACGTCCTGCGTGGCGGCCAGGGCGAGGCGGAGGGCGGCGAGGACGTTGACCTCACCCACCCCGCCGACTGGAAGACTGTCCTGCCCCTGGCCGGTGCCTTCGTGGCCAATATCCTGTTGATCGACTGGGCCGGCTGGGTCATCTCCGGAACCATCCTCTTCTGGGGCTGCACCTGGGCCTTGGGCAGCAGGCACTACGTCCGCGACGGCCTGATTGCCGTTGGCCTGCCCGTCCTCACCTTCTACGGCTTTTACCTCGGCCTGGGCATCCACCTCCCCGCTGGCCTCCTGGAAGGGATCCTGTAA